CCGCCATAATGGAATGCCTCATAGTGCCGCTGCAGGAAAAACTAGAAGACTGGAGAAAGCAAGTGGCCATTATCGATAAAGACCATACCAAAGAATACAAGCGATGTCGGACGGAACTCAAAAAACGTTCTAGCGATACGCTGCGATTGCAAAAGAAGGCCAAAAAGGGTCAAACAGACAATTTGCATATTTTGGTAGAATCTTCCATGCAGGACGTAACATTGAGAAGGAGTGAACTGGAGGAGGTCGAAAGGAAATCACTACGAGCCATCATGGTTGAAGAGCGCTCGCGATATTGCACCTTTGTAAATATGCTACAGCCTGTGGTACATGATGAATGTGAAGTGATGTCGGAACTCAGTCATCTACAAGTAAGTGCTACGAAGAAAGagatgtgaacaaagcacatcATACTTAAGAATAATATTACGGTTGTTTGTTTTTAGGAAGCCATGCAAATAATAGCGGTAGTAACGAAAGATCCGAGTATCCTGCCACAAGCATCGGAAGAGCTTATATTAGATGCGAAAACGAATATAACGCTGTACCCAGATTCACCGGGTGGCTCAAACTCGCAAGGTGGTTGTTCGAATTCACTAGGCTCACGTAAAAGTTCTGTGTGTTCAATAAGCTCCATTAATAGTAGCAGCAGTGGATCTCCCGGACACCAGTTCCAAAGATCTCTGTCGCAGGTAAATGTTATTAAGTGTAATCCTTAGAATTATGTACAAATGTAGCACTTGTTCGCGCATGTTGACAACATTTTGTTTCTTTATCGCTAGTTAGGTTGgtttgtatttttatatttttttttgttttttcattatttagtaTTCTCCAGCGATACGTTTAAAACCGGGTGAATCTAGTGATAGCGGATTTTGTTCATCGCCAGCATTAACTTCGCAggttattttacttttttatattaGTTATTATTAGACTgcttttcttttatatttgattaaatattgTTAGTACGATATCAGCAAATCAAGCTAACATTCCTTTTGCATAATTGTAAAGGCGTCTACACTTGCCGGCCAATCCCACGCAATATCAACTTGGCCACCCCATACACAAGATGGCACTGCCAGCACCGATCGACCGCACACGATATCTTCGGCATACGAAAAAGGACATCAGAGACCCGCACTAACTGtttacacctttcaaaatccaGAAACAATAGCGGAGAACCAAAAATCTCCTGCAAACATATCGTGTAGGCCTCCATTACCTGTGGTGAGTAATTATTTTATATCTGGTATTATATACGTTTCACACGCTTTTGCCTGATATTAAATTGGCAAACTACTAAACGTTCTAATTTGCCCGTTTACAGAGATGTTCTTCACTAGAAAGACCCCTATCGACAGCGTCCATAAAGAATTCAGTATCGAACGTCCCACGACAATGCCCATCGCCAATACCTGCACATATTACCAAAGGTATGatgcatttgtttttttttttatatttcattttaatcCTAACAAAACAGTGGTTGTTGTAAAACAATACATTCAAAACTTTACAGAGCACCCACAACTACAGCCCACCTACGTCAATATGACAGAACTGGCATCGATGGCTGCCTCGAAAATTACtaacaataataacaacaatgCAACTAACCTGCCCCAAACATCTGCTCAAACACCACCACTTCAACCACAGCTTATGGGTTACCAGCAACTCCAGCAACCGAACTCACCGGCTCTTTCGTCCGCGTCATCACTTATTTCACCAGATTCAAGTGCCACTAACGCAATTAGCTCACCTGATGTGTCCGCTTGCAGCACACAGACACCACAGAACACACCACAAACGGGTTCCCCACAAACTCCTGTGTACAGTTGCAGCTCCATGATTATGGTTGAATCAGGTGCTATTAGTAGTAGCGGTGAAGGTGCAAGCGCATCTAATGGTAACGGAAGTGGACTTGTCCTCACCACCCTCGATGGAACTGGAAGTGAAAGTAATAATGACTACAACCTTCAGTCGTCGTCTGCTACACAAGACTTCGATAGTAACTCATCTGATCCATCTAATACTAACAAACCATCTCCATCCACCACAGATAAAGATATCCTTAAATGTTCCGGTTCAGTTTTAGAGAAAACATCGATGTTCGAGCAACAAATCAATAATCAACAACATCAACCTCCACGCAATGAGAACATATATGGTCGCAAAAGTGAAGAAATCTACAGACCGACTGGTATTTTAACACCACAACGTGAATCAGGTTAGTTTACAAGAGCTCTTTGTCAGGTCCAGTAGTTCTCTATATAGCACTTGCGCTTCCCTTGCTTTTAAGACCAACTTGTTGTTAGGACGCATGTTGTTTAGGCGATCTATAAAAAAGTTACATAAATGAAGCAAACATATGATTTTCCAAACTGCATTCATTTTCGTTCCGTTTGGAATGTccattatttttatatgaagcatatgatttttttcacataaatatAACTAATAAACCAATTTGGGGTAACCGAACTTGGGGTTGGGGTAATAAACTCTTAAAGATAAGAGATAAAACTGTTATTCAATTCGATGAGCATAAAGCATCAAAATGATAAAGTGCCTTAACTTTTCTTGCACATCATTTCAATCTTTTACTTCTAGAATAAGTGTAACATAAGAacaacaagctaagctaaaatgttcagtttgctttgaatatttcgttgaaattgtttatttaattttgtcgaACAAAATAGTTTAATGCTGcttcaaatttgtttctatAATCAATGATTCGAAAACAAACTGATTCATGTTTGGCAGTTGCTCGTTCTCGTGTTGCTACTCCGAATGATTCTGAAACGAACATTTCAGAAATGGCACAAAACCAATTGTTTCTCGAAGAATTAAACTcctacttagaaaaaaaaaaaacattaattgcCACCGGTCCATGAAAAGTTATGCTCGAGAACGATATGTCAAAGTCTTCCGTTCATTTGTTCCTATTTATTTTTGTATCGTTACTGCACGTTCAAGCAATATTGAATAAGTTCTCACGTAGAATCTTTGTCTTAGAATCATTTTCTATATTAAGCATAtgtgttgtttgtttgtattatttttttcttttccatttaattatttcttttatGTACGCGCCTGTATGTATGTGACCCTGCTCATTTTAAATTGCCATACACCTATCTATTAACTGTGCCAACGCAACTGCTGGGCTGCCAAACATTTGCTATTCACCACCGCTCTGATGTGCACGAATGCAACCCTAGATCGGATCGACAAAGAGACAATTGAAGAACTGAACAATCTCATTGGTGAACTCGATCTTTTCCAAAAAGAACACGAATTTCGTCTCGAAGAAAGCTACCAGGACCAGAATGTTTTGCTGGAAAACAGTATCAACAGCTCCACAAACATCGCCAAtggaaatttttcatcaaacaatAGCGACTCTGCTGGCAGTGAACGACAGGATAAAATTTCTATCTCTAGTTCCATGAACATCGATGGTCTTAACCTTTCGCTGAACAGCAACAGTGTCAATAGCGAGCATCCCTTCGAGTACAGCGATAGTAGCACCACTAAACTCAATATGAATGACCACTTGATGAACACAGACTCGATAGACTATTCGCATGCAGGCTTCGAGAATCCATCGTTCATGCATTTGAACGATTCTGAAATTATTGTGGTCCGTCCAAACAACTTCGGTAACGTAGATATGGAGAACTATAGCAAAAATATGAGTGAAGTTGTCGTTTTACGCTGCAAAGACGGTGCTAAGGTTGATTccaataaaattgaagaaactaTCAATTCAGAAAATCAACAACGGTTAAGCTCGTTCAAGCTAAATTCGAGATGCGCTTCACCAGCATTGTCAACATTCGCATCCCGATCACCA
This sequence is a window from Uranotaenia lowii strain MFRU-FL chromosome 3, ASM2978415v1, whole genome shotgun sequence. Protein-coding genes within it:
- the LOC129757811 gene encoding probable serine/threonine-protein kinase DDB_G0282963 isoform X6 — encoded protein: MEIAIEPSGGGATIGTLFQQIVNDMKNSSPLWEDFIAKATKLHTCLRAVIQALAAYLEAFQKIADAATNSKGATKEIGTALTRVCLRHKAVETRMKTFTAAIMECLIVPLQEKLEDWRKQVAIIDKDHTKEYKRCRTELKKRSSDTLRLQKKAKKGQTDNLHILVESSMQDVTLRRSELEEVERKSLRAIMVEERSRYCTFVNMLQPVVHDECEVMSELSHLQEAMQIIAVVTKDPSILPQASEELILDAKTNITLYPDSPGGSNSQGGCSNSLGSRKSSVCSISSINSSSSGSPGHQFQRSLSQYSPAIRLKPGESSDSGFCSSPALTSQASTLAGQSHAISTWPPHTQDGTASTDRPHTISSAYEKGHQRPALTVYTFQNPETIAENQKSPANISCRPPLPVRCSSLERPLSTASIKNSVSNVPRQCPSPIPAHITKEHPQLQPTYVNMTELASMAASKITNNNNNNATNLPQTSAQTPPLQPQLMGYQQLQQPNSPALSSASSLISPDSSATNAISSPDVSACSTQTPQNTPQTGSPQTPVYSCSSMIMVESGAISSSGEGASASNGNGSGLVLTTLDGTGSESNNDYNLQSSSATQDFDSNSSDPSNTNKPSPSTTDKDILKCSGSVLEKTSMFEQQINNQQHQPPRNENIYGRKSEEIYRPTGILTPQRESDRIDKETIEELNNLIGELDLFQKEHEFRLEESYQDQNVLLENSINSSTNIANGNFSSNNSDSAGSERQDKISISSSMNIDGLNLSLNSNSVNSEHPFEYSDSSTTKLNMNDHLMNTDSIDYSHAGFENPSFMHLNDSEIIVVRPNNFGNVDMENYSKNMSEVVVLRCKDGAKVDSNKIEETINSENQQRLSSFKLNSRCASPALSTFASRSPTPSFSMPHSSATTPTMPSPQHSNAFGGNNNNHMISHHHLQHPLNGNEKCSLISMPSDERINRIKPAITPRPASLSGVARVTRRSSVNTIKPPPPVRRSSSVTPSPNLVTNASNLSQQSLVYTSSESLPPPPAYLLDSTAGNTLIPGNVAGTVKALNEIQHKPASPSLLRRAQQNMPSQHQSPSTRGAKTSPHQQGIYAQPKQITNMSSFRTSSPGPQKQNSEFLAQLNAKIAPSKPQSHSSPHHYSQQQHQQSFTYTTAPSNEQIYQRSNLVDQRSSYTNNNSGNERHQASSHGGGIYASSSQQITANNHQQLQQHQQYYHQQQQGSAHSQKDGKNQIYSPTHSQQQQQYYHQQQQQHQHQQQQAPAVPCYYQAQPPQNYAAQNIYISTNPFATGSSVHAAASSSNSSSYSPSSFGKSVAPPREMSLPAASASSNSSNPGGSSNLTTGQSNSHHGGSNSRSNHQTRSSNAGNANNVLAKTSAGFLENLNARLAEQRLSGKAFAVRNLINSKALPDPRLCHESLMDQIKRGATLKRNRTINDRSAPKIH